From Hymenobacter sediminicola:
TGAAAGCAACGGTGTAGGTAGCAGGCACCATGAATGCCGACCATCTGGGCTGCGTGAATACGTTCATAAAGTCGGACCACGAGGTGATGTTGGGCAGCTGCACCAAGTGCTCAGGCCGCACCCGTAGTACCGGCAGCGCCACATCCAGCAGCGAGCTGATGCCAATGGAGAGCAGTACTACCACCAATGCCCCCGGAATCATACGCAGTACAGCAACTCGCTTTGCCAGCACATTTTCCCAGAAGAGCAGCACACCCAACGACACCAGCCCGATGAGAGCTGAACCCCAGCCAAAGGAGCGCAACGCCCCACTCAGCGCGGTGAACGTGTTCTGCCCATCGAACTGCAGAAAGCTCATGTCCTCGAAGTAGTCGGTATCCACTCCGAGCAAATGCGGAATCTGCTTCAAAATCAGGATCAGACCAATGGCGGCCAGCATGCCCCGGATAACGGACGTGGGAAAGTACAGACCGATGATACCGGCCCGAACCAAGCCCATTACCACCTGCAGAGCACCGGCAATAACGGTAGCGGCCAGTACGGCCTCAAACGAACCCAGCGTCTGGAGGGCAGTAAGAATAATGGCCGTGAGGCCGGCAGCCGGGCCACTCACGCTGAGTTGTGAGCCGCTCAGCCACGATACCATCACTCCTCCTACTATGCCAGTAATGATACCGGCCAGGAGAGGCGCGCCAGAGGCCAGCGAAATACCTAGGCAAAGCGGCAAAGCCACTAGAAATACGACTAATCCTGCCGGAGCATCCTTGCCCAGTGAACTGAAAACCCCTTTGGGGGCTGGGGCGGATGGTGTAGTCGGAGTTGCCCTTTGCGAAGGAGCAGATACTATTTGAGGCATGGAGGTAGACTTGTCAAGTGTGGAACAGATACTGATCAGAAATCAGCACAGGTAGGAGGATCGGTCCACAAGTCTACAGGCAGGTAATTAAGACCCGGTTAAAAGAGCGTTAAAAGGAAGTTAAAACGGTCTGAAACATCAAAATAGCAGATTATGAGCCTCTTGTTGCACTGGCTTTAGCCAAGCGCGGGCCAATGCAGCCATACTTGGGTCCCTTGGCCCAACTCGCTTTCTACCCGCACGCTGCCCCCATGCAGGGCCATAATCTTGGAGGTGAGTGGCAGCCCGATACCGTGGCCCGGCACCATCCGGATAGCTTCGGCTCGGAAGAAAGGCACAAACACCTGCTGCCGGTCGGCTTCGGTCATGCCCACGCCATGGTCGCGCACTTCCAGAAACACGCGGGAAGCAGTAGTAGTCAGGCTGGCCACGATAGGCTCTTTAGAGTCTTTGGAAAATTTGCAAGCATTTTCTAGCACGTTCAGAAAGGCGGAGAGTAGCAGTGCCTCGTTGCCTTTCACCGCAAACGGCTGCCGTATCATGGCTGGCACGTCACCAAACTCCAGGTCAACGCGGCAGGTGGGGTTGCGGCGCTGTACTTCCTCGTGTGCCTGTAGCAGCAATTCGTCGAGACGCAGAGTGGTCAGGGGTACCTGGGAGGGGTCGTCGGAAGCTCGTGCAATCTGAAGCAGGCCGTTGGTCAGGTCTTTGAGCAGGCGGGATGCATCCAGGGTACTCTGCAACACCCGGCGGTACTCTTCCGGGTTGCGCTCCTGCAGCAGCGCTACTTCCAGCTCTCCAATGATAACGGTAAGCGGAGTGCGCAACTCGTGCGAAGCGTCGCGCACAAAGGTGCGCTGGCCGGCAAAGGCCGTTTCCAGCCGGTCGAGGAGTTGATTGAAGCGTTGGGCCAAGTGCGCAATTTCGTCGTAGCCGTCGGCCTGCGAAAGGCGGCGGTGCAGGTCCGTTACTGTAATGCTGTCTACTTCCCGCACCACTTTCTGTATGGGGCGCAGAGCCAGTCCGGCAAAAAACCAGCCGCCGATGCTCACAATTATAAAGGACGCAAGCAGGCCACTGGCCAGAATCCGGCGCAGACTGCCCAATTTGTCGCGGCTGTCTGTATCCACGGAGGAAGCCACTACCACGAAGTCGCCACGGTCTTTGTCGCGGTACAGCATTCCTACCGTCTGGCTATAGTTTTCGCGCAGCTGCACTTCCCGGCCTTCTTCCCGCACGGCCGCCAGCAAATCCAGAGGCAAAGGCACATCGGAAAGCTGGCCTTCCCGGAAAACCACTTGGTTTTTGGCGTTGTACACGCGTACTTCTTCTTCGGGCAGCGTACGGTAGAACTGCCGCAGGTAGCGCCGATATGAGGCACGGCTGCCTTCATCAGCCCGGCCGGTACCATCGAGGTACACGTGCGCCACAATGCGGGCCCGCGCAAACAGATTTTCGGTGAAGGATTCCTGCCGGGCGCGGAAAGTGGAGAAATAAATTACCAGCGAGAACAGCAGCAGGGTGAATGCCAGAATAGCCGCAAACTGGAGCGCCAACCGGAGCCGAATGGTCATTGGGAAGAGAAAATAATCGTGAGAATCTGCCGTAAGCTGGCACAAAAAAACCGCTTGTCCGGGGCAAAAGGTTTTGCTTACCAGCATTCAGACAAGTGGCGCCGCTACCGGTAGCCACATTCCGCTTTTATACATCTCACTTATCATATCTTCGAGCCGGTGCAGCCACGTCTTTCAGGGGAACTATGGTACACCGGATAGCGTGCCCGCCACCATCTTGCTCCTTGCCATGGAAACTCCGAATCCTGTTGCCCTTGCTGCTACCCTCGCCCGGGAGCTAGACTGGCTTTCCGCCGTGCTGAGCGCACGTGTGCAGCATTACTTCGGTTCGGAAAACGCAGTGGCGGCTATGGAAGACCTGCCCGCACCCAAGTTGCCCGCTGATGCCACCGATGCCTATAGCCAACTTGTGCAGCGCGAACAGTTGAACCGGGCCGAGCGGCTGGTGCTGATCTTGGCGCTGGCTCCACATTTTCGGCCGCAGGCGCTGGATGCTTTTTTTCTCCGCAATAGCCAACACGACCGTCGTTTTTCTGAGGTTGGTGGGCTACAGGCCGAGAACCATGCGGGCTTTTTACCCACCGGCGAGACGGCGCTATTTCTGCTGGCCGGCAACGACTTGGCGTGCCGCCTGCCCTTTCAGTTTCACCTATTCACCGACTCCGTGCTAGCTACCGCCGGGCTCATAGAGCTCGAGCCTACCAACGCCGCGGAACCAGCCCTGAGCGGCGCACTGACTATTACGCCTGAGGCGCTGGCTCTGCTTACGGCCGGCTACGGCGTGCGCCAGCCGGCTAGTGGCGCTGTCCTGGCTCAGCCTGTCACAACTCCTCTTTCCTGGGATGACCTGGTACTGGAGCCAACCACTCTAGAGCAACTGCACAACCTACAAGCCTGGCTGACTCAGCAGAGTAGCTTGGGGCAGGATGCGCACCTGACCCGGCAGCTTAAGCCTGGCTACCGAGTCCTGTTCTATGGCCCAACCGGCACCGGCAAAACCCTGGCCACCAGCTTGCTGGGGGAAACTACTGGCACATCAGTGTACCGAGTGGATTTGTCGGCAATAGTGTCGAAATACATCGGCGAAACGGAAAAGAACCTGGGCCGCATCTTCGATAGAGCCGAGCGGCAGCGCTGGATTCTGCTTTTTGACGAAGCGGAAGCATTATTCGGCAAGCGCACTGCCATAGGCTCCGCCCACGACCGATATGCCAATCAGGAAATCGGCTATCTGCTCCAGCGCATGGAGCAGTTTCCGGGGCTTATTGTGGTGGCGGCCACTGCTAAAGGCAATCTGGACGAAGGATTCATCCGCCGCTTCCACGCGGTGCTACCATTTCCGCTGCCCGGCCCAGTTGAACGGGAAAAGCTGTGGCGGCAGGCATTTGCAGGTATACCGGTAGCACCCGACGTAGATTTTTCAGTTCTGGCTCAGCAGCACCAATTGACGGGTGGCGCCATCAGCAACGTACTGCGCCAGTGCGCGGTGGCGGTCCGGCAGCACGACCAGCCCATTTCCACTGCTGCTATTACCCAAGCACTGCAACGACAAAGAGAAGCCTTCAACTGAGCAGGCGGCTACTCACTCACAATTTGCGGACTCGCGGGCACCGTCTCAAATTGTCGCGCTTTGCCGGGTAGCGTTTTATGCTTTTCCTTGCCCAGTGCTGCCGCCGGCTCCGGTACCCAGTGGTGGCGGCCGCCGGCCCGCTCGTCCTCAAACTCACTCGGAATGTTGCCGGCCAATGTGCGCTGCTGCCAGGTTTCGTGGCGGGTGCCGTCGTCGCGGCGTTCCATCGTGATGCACTCTTCCACGGGGCACACCAGAGAGCAGAGGTTGCAGCCCACACAGTTTTCGTCTATGATTTCCGGTACGCGGGTGCCTTCGTTGAGGCGGATGGCTTGGTGGGCACCATCTTCGCAGGCTGTGTAGCACAGCTGGCACCCGATGCACTTCTGCTCGTTGATGCTGGCCGTGACCTTGTAGTGCAGGTTCAACTCTTCCCAATGCTTTACGTTGGGCAGCGCCCGGCCCACCATATCATTGATGGTCTGGAAGCCTTTTTCGCGCATGTATTGCTCCAGCCCGCTGGTCATTTCCCGGATGATGCCGAAGCCGAAGTGCATGGCCGCCGTGCACACCTGCACACTGCTTGCGCCCAGCAAAATGTGCTCCACCGCGTCGCGCCAGTTCTCGATGCCTCCGATACCGGAAATGGGGAGCTGCACGCCCGGGTGCTGGGCGCAGTTTTTCACCATATTCAGGGCAATGGGCTTCACGGCCGGACCGCAGTAGCCGCCGTTGGTGCCTTGCCCGTCCACTATCGGGTAAGGCGAAAACTGGTCGAGGTCGACGCCCACAATGCTCTGAATGGTATTGATGAGCGAAATGGCATTGGCCCCACCCTGCCGCGCCGCCAGCGCCGGTTCGGTTATGTCGGAGATATTAGGGGTCAGCTTCACGATAACCGGCACCGTGGCTACTTCCATCACCCACTCTACTATGGTGCGCAGCACATTGGGCTCCTGCCCCACCGCCGAGCCCATGCCCCGCTCGCACATACCATGCGGGCAGCCGAAGTTCAGTTCCAGCCCATCGGCGCCGGCATCCTGCGAGGCCCGCACGATGTCGTGCCACTCCTGCCGGCTCTGCACCATCAGCGAGGCAATAACGGCGTGGTGCGGAAACCGTTTTTTCACTTCCTCAATCTCGCGCAGGTTGTCCGAAAGCGGCCTATCCGAAATCAGCTCAATGTTGTTGAAGCCAATCAGGCGTTTGTCGCGGTAGTTGACGCCACCGTAGCGGCTCGATACGTTCACGACGGGTACGCCCAGCGTCTTCCACACGGCCCCGCCCCAGCCCGCATCAAAGGCTTTCATCACCTGATAGCCGGAGTTGGTAGGCGGCGCCGAAGCCAGCCAGAACGGGTTGGGCGACTTGATACCGGCAAAGTTGATGGAGAGGTCAGGCATGGAGAACAGAATTTATAGTGACAGTCATTCCGAGCGCAGCCGAGGAATCTCGCTAGTGTGGTAATTACCATGCGGAAGTCAGCACGCGAGATTCTGCGGCTGCGCCTTTGCTCGGAACGACAAGCTAATTGGAATGGCGAGCTACTTGGTAGAAAGCTCTATTTCAAACTCATCAAATACTCGTGGATGCCGCGCGCTGTCACTTTGGCTTCGGTGGCGGCATTCACTACTTCGGCCCCGCCGTTGCCTGCGTCGCCGGCGGCGAAATAGCGCGGGTTAGTAGTCTGGCCGGTGCGGCTGTCGAGGATGATGCGGCCTTTGGCGTCGAGCTGCAGGCCCTCAATCAGGCCCAGAAAGACGGTTTGCTTGCTCTGGCCGGTGGCTTTTATCACCATGTCGCAGGGCACGACGAACTCGCTGCCGGGCACGGGCTGCACCTGGCCGCCCGTGGTGGCCGTGCGTACAAACCGCACGCCTTCTACTTTGCCGTTGCCGGTGATTTCGACGGGGGCCACGTTGAACAACCCCTCTACACCCACACCTTTGGCCAAGTCGTACTCGAAGTCGTACGCGCCCATGTCGGACTTGCTGCGGCGGTAGGCCAGCGTCACGTGCTCGGCCCCCATCCGCGCCGATTCGGAAGCGGCATCCATAGCGGTGTTGCCGCCGCCCAGCACTACCACCCGGCGGCCAACGGCTACGGCGTGGTGCTGCTGGCGCAGTTGTTCGATGAATTCCACCGCGCCCACGCAGCCGACCCGGTCTTCGCCGGGCAGGCCCAGCGTGCTGGTACTTCCCAACCCAATGCCCAAGAAAACGGCATCGTAGTCGGCTTCCAGCTTCTGCACATCGGCGCGGCTGGCAATGGGCGCATTGTAGTGCACCGTGTAGCCAAACTGACCCTGCAGATACGCCATTTCGGCCAGCGTTTCCTCATTCGTGATTTTGTAAGGAGCCACGCCGTACACGGTCAGGCCCGAAGGCTGCGCCTTGGCCTCGAAAACGTCCACTTCATGCCCCAACGCCCGCAACTCGCAGGCACAGCTGATGCCGGCCGGACCGGCCCCAATCACCGCTACGCGCCGCCCGGTGGGGGTGCCCGGACCGAACAGGGCCTCGCCGCTGTCCATCTGGGCGCGCGTGGCGAAGCTCTGCAGCCGCCCAATTTCAATGGGTTTTACGTCCTGCAGATTGTACACGCAGGCGCCTTCGCAGAGCACTTCCGTGGGGCACACTTTACCGCAGGCATTCCCGAAATAGTTGGCCTCGTAGATGGTGCGCGCCGCGCCCGTTACGTTGCCGGTGTTTATCTGGCGGATAAACTGCGGAATGTCGATGCCCGACGGGCAGGCCTGAATGCAGGGCGCATCGAAGCAGAACAAGCAACGGGAGCTTTCCAGCATAGCCTCAGTGCGGTTCATGCGCGGCTTGAGCTGTGCGAAATTCACCTGAAATTCCTGCTCGGTGGTGGGAGGAGAGTATTCGGCCATGAGGGTATGGCGTTGGTTAAGAAAGGGATAAAACCGCCTGTCATCCTGAGCCTGCGAAGGACCTTCTCACACCAGAGCAAGTCGTTTTTCTGGTGTGAGAAGGTCCTTCGCAGGCTCAGGATGACCGTACGGAAGGCTACAGCTCCACCAGCTTCTCGTAGGTTTCGGGGCGCCGGTCGCGGAAGAACTGCCAAGTAGAGCGCACTTCCTCTATCATGTCAAGGTCGAATTCGGCTACTAGCAGCTCGTCTTTTTCCTCGGAAGCCTGAGCGAAAATCTGGCCGCGCGGGTCCACGAAGTAGCTGCTACCATAGAACTTGCCCAGGTTCCAGGGTTTCTCCTCTCCCACCCGGTTGATGCAGCCCATAAAGTAGCCGTTGGCGGCGGCGTGGGCCGGCTGCTCCAGCTTCCAGAGGTACTGCGAGAGGCCCGCCACCGTCGCCGAGGGGTTGTACACGATTTCCGCGCCGTTCAGGCCCAGCACCCGCGCGCCATCAGGGAAGTGCCGGTCGTAGCAGATGTACACGCCTACTTTGGCGTATTTGGTTTGGAACACCGGGTAACCCAGGTTGCCAGGCTTGAAAAAGAACTTCTCCCAGAAGCCGGAGGTGTGCGGAATGTGGTTTTTGCGGTACTTGCCCAAGTAGGTGCCATCAGCATCAATCACGGCGGCCGTGTTGTAGAGGAAGCCCGCCGCCTCCCGCTCATAGACCGGCACGATGATAACCATGCTGTACTTTTTGGCATACTCGGCCATGCGCTCCGTTGTGGGGCCCGGCACGGCTTCGGCCGAGGCATACCAGGCTTTGTCCTGGCCGGGGCAGAAGTAGGGTGTGTTGAAGATTTCCTGCAGGCACAGAATCTGCACGCCCTGGCGGCCGGCTTCCTCAATCAGCGGAATGTGCTTCTGCACCATGGCCTCTTTTATTTCCTCAATGCTGCCCTGCCCTTCGGTCATAGGCAGGCTCATCTGGATAAGGCCGGATTTGATAATTCTGGGCATGGAAGTGAGAGAAGTATGAGAGTGAGAGAAGTAGATACTTAAACTGACATTATGAGCAACCCTAAAATGCCGTTTTGCCACGCCTGATGAACTGCCCGTAGCCTTTCGGCACCTTGGTTTCGCCGGCATCCACGGCCACCTGGCCGCGCAGCAATACGGTGTCAATTTTGCCAGTCAGCTCCCAGCCCTCATAGGCCGAGTAGTCGACGTTCATGTGGTGCGTAGCGGCCGAAATAGTGTGCTTGGCAGCAGGATCAATAATGACCAAGTCCGCGTCGGCGCCGATACTGATGGTGCCTTTGCGCGGAAACATGCCGAAGATTTTGGCCGCATTTGTGCTGGTCACTTCCACGAATTTCTGCAGGCTGATACGCCCCTTCTGCACGCCTTCCGAAAACAGCAGCTCCATGCGGTGCTCGATGGCCGGGTGCCCGTTCGGAATCTTCGAGAAGTCGTCTTTACCCATCAGTTTCTGCTCCCAGCGGAACGGGCAATGGTCGGTACCCACCACCTGCACAAGCCCTTGGTTGATGCCGGCCCACAGCGTTTCCTGGTCCTTCTTCTCGCGTAGCGGCGGCGACATCACCCACTTCGCGCCCTCAAACTCTTCGCCGTACAAATCCGCATCAAGCAGCAGGTACTGAATGCAGGTTTCCACGAACACGCGCTGGTTGCGGCGGGTGGCGTCGCGCACCTGGTTCAAGGCGCCCTCGCAGGTCAGGTGCACGATGTAGGCGTTGACGCCGGTGTAGTCGGCAATGTCGGTGAAGCGGCCGGAGGCTTCGGCTTCCGTTACTTCGGGCTGCGAGAGGTAGTGGTAGCGCGGCGTGAGTTTGCCCTGGGCCCGGTGCTGCGCGATGAGCGTATCAATCATGTCGCCGTTGGTGGCGTGGGCCGTCACGAGGCCACCATGCTTGCGCACTTCCTGCATCAACCCCACCATCTGCGCATCGTCAATCATGAGCGCGCCTTTGTAGGCCATGAACGTTTTGAAGGACGTAATGCCCTCCGCCACCATGTCCTTGATTTCCTCCCTAGTGTCGGGGTTGAAATCCGTCACGGCCATGTGAAACGAGTAGTCACCGACGGCCGTGCCGGTGGCGCGGCCCTGCCACTCCGTAAGGGCTTCCCGCAGCGAGTGACCCTGCTTTTGCAACACAAAATCAATAACTGTAGTGGTGCCACCGTGCAGGGCGGCGCGGGTGCCGGTTTCGTGCGTATCAGAGCTGAACGTACCCATGAACGGCATGTCCAGATGCACGTGCGGGTCGATGCCGCCGGGCACCACGATTTTGCCGGTGGCATCAATGACTTCTGCCCCGTTGGCCGGCAGGTTGCGGCCGATGGCGGCAATGGTTTCGCCCTCAATCAGCACGTCGCACACCGCATCAAAATCGGCCGTCACGACGCGGCCATTTTTCACCAGTAAAGTCGCCATCAAACCTACAAACTGTGAGAGAGTTGCAATTGAGAAAAGTAGCGTTTTGCCCCACCAAAAACAAGCATTTCCGCCTGACTTAGAAGCAAAAGCAATAGCGGCACCCGCAAGAATGCGGGCCGGGCAAAAGGCAGGAAAGGAACGAGTTTAGTGTACGTGCGCGTCGGCGATGCGCAGGGCTTCGGAAATGATGGCGAGGCCTTCGTCCAGCTCTTCTTTCGTGATGCAGAGCGGCGGACAGATGAAGATATAGTTCCAGCGCACGAAGGTGTACATGCCCAGCTCCCGGATTTTGGCCATCACCTGGTTCATCACCTCCATCTGGCTAGGCGCGGCGTTCCAAGGGGCCATCGGCTCTTTGGTCTGGCGGTTTTTCACCAGCTCCAGGCAGCCGAACAGTCCCGTGTTGCGCCAGTCGCCGATGCTGGGATGCTGGCCCATCAGGTCGCAGATACGCTCGTCGAGGTAACGGCCCATCTGCACGGTATTTTCGAGCAGGTTTTCCTCTTCGTACACATCCAGCACAGCCACGGCGGCGGCACAGGAAACCGGGTGCGCCGAATACGTGAGGCCGAGCGGCAGCGGCTTATCATCGAAATGATGCGCAATCTTTTCGTCCACCATCACGGCGCCCAGCGGCAGGTAACCGGCCGTAATGCCTTTGGCCATGCACATCAGGTCTACTTTCACGCCGTGGTGGTCGGAGCCGAACCACTTGCCGGTGCGCCCGAAGCCGCTCATCACCTCATCGGCCACCAGCAGAATACCGTGCTGGTCGCAGATTTCGCGGATGCGCTGCCAGTAGCCGGGCGGGTACTTGATGCAGCCCGACGTACCCGACTCACCTTCCAGAATGATGGCCGCCACGCTGCCGGGGTTCTCGTAGCCGATGATGCGCTCCATGGCAGCAGCGGCCCGCTCGGCGCACTCTTCGGGCGTGGCGCTGTACCACGGGCAGCGGTAGAAATACGGATTCTCGACGTGCACCACGTTGGGCATGGCCTGGCTATCGACGGCAAATTTGCGCGGGTCGCCGCCAGCACTCATCGCCCCGTAGCTGGCCCCGTGAAACGACTGGTACAGCGTCACGATTTTGTGGCGGCCGGTGTACACGCGGGCCAGCTT
This genomic window contains:
- a CDS encoding sensor histidine kinase codes for the protein MTIRLRLALQFAAILAFTLLLFSLVIYFSTFRARQESFTENLFARARIVAHVYLDGTGRADEGSRASYRRYLRQFYRTLPEEEVRVYNAKNQVVFREGQLSDVPLPLDLLAAVREEGREVQLRENYSQTVGMLYRDKDRGDFVVVASSVDTDSRDKLGSLRRILASGLLASFIIVSIGGWFFAGLALRPIQKVVREVDSITVTDLHRRLSQADGYDEIAHLAQRFNQLLDRLETAFAGQRTFVRDASHELRTPLTVIIGELEVALLQERNPEEYRRVLQSTLDASRLLKDLTNGLLQIARASDDPSQVPLTTLRLDELLLQAHEEVQRRNPTCRVDLEFGDVPAMIRQPFAVKGNEALLLSAFLNVLENACKFSKDSKEPIVASLTTTASRVFLEVRDHGVGMTEADRQQVFVPFFRAEAIRMVPGHGIGLPLTSKIMALHGGSVRVESELGQGTQVWLHWPALG
- a CDS encoding ATP-binding protein; translation: METPNPVALAATLARELDWLSAVLSARVQHYFGSENAVAAMEDLPAPKLPADATDAYSQLVQREQLNRAERLVLILALAPHFRPQALDAFFLRNSQHDRRFSEVGGLQAENHAGFLPTGETALFLLAGNDLACRLPFQFHLFTDSVLATAGLIELEPTNAAEPALSGALTITPEALALLTAGYGVRQPASGAVLAQPVTTPLSWDDLVLEPTTLEQLHNLQAWLTQQSSLGQDAHLTRQLKPGYRVLFYGPTGTGKTLATSLLGETTGTSVYRVDLSAIVSKYIGETEKNLGRIFDRAERQRWILLFDEAEALFGKRTAIGSAHDRYANQEIGYLLQRMEQFPGLIVVAATAKGNLDEGFIRRFHAVLPFPLPGPVEREKLWRQAFAGIPVAPDVDFSVLAQQHQLTGGAISNVLRQCAVAVRQHDQPISTAAITQALQRQREAFN
- the preA gene encoding NAD-dependent dihydropyrimidine dehydrogenase subunit PreA, whose translation is MPDLSINFAGIKSPNPFWLASAPPTNSGYQVMKAFDAGWGGAVWKTLGVPVVNVSSRYGGVNYRDKRLIGFNNIELISDRPLSDNLREIEEVKKRFPHHAVIASLMVQSRQEWHDIVRASQDAGADGLELNFGCPHGMCERGMGSAVGQEPNVLRTIVEWVMEVATVPVIVKLTPNISDITEPALAARQGGANAISLINTIQSIVGVDLDQFSPYPIVDGQGTNGGYCGPAVKPIALNMVKNCAQHPGVQLPISGIGGIENWRDAVEHILLGASSVQVCTAAMHFGFGIIREMTSGLEQYMREKGFQTINDMVGRALPNVKHWEELNLHYKVTASINEQKCIGCQLCYTACEDGAHQAIRLNEGTRVPEIIDENCVGCNLCSLVCPVEECITMERRDDGTRHETWQQRTLAGNIPSEFEDERAGGRHHWVPEPAAALGKEKHKTLPGKARQFETVPASPQIVSE
- a CDS encoding FAD-dependent oxidoreductase; amino-acid sequence: MAEYSPPTTEQEFQVNFAQLKPRMNRTEAMLESSRCLFCFDAPCIQACPSGIDIPQFIRQINTGNVTGAARTIYEANYFGNACGKVCPTEVLCEGACVYNLQDVKPIEIGRLQSFATRAQMDSGEALFGPGTPTGRRVAVIGAGPAGISCACELRALGHEVDVFEAKAQPSGLTVYGVAPYKITNEETLAEMAYLQGQFGYTVHYNAPIASRADVQKLEADYDAVFLGIGLGSTSTLGLPGEDRVGCVGAVEFIEQLRQQHHAVAVGRRVVVLGGGNTAMDAASESARMGAEHVTLAYRRSKSDMGAYDFEYDLAKGVGVEGLFNVAPVEITGNGKVEGVRFVRTATTGGQVQPVPGSEFVVPCDMVIKATGQSKQTVFLGLIEGLQLDAKGRIILDSRTGQTTNPRYFAAGDAGNGGAEVVNAATEAKVTARGIHEYLMSLK
- a CDS encoding nitrilase-related carbon-nitrogen hydrolase, with product MPRIIKSGLIQMSLPMTEGQGSIEEIKEAMVQKHIPLIEEAGRQGVQILCLQEIFNTPYFCPGQDKAWYASAEAVPGPTTERMAEYAKKYSMVIIVPVYEREAAGFLYNTAAVIDADGTYLGKYRKNHIPHTSGFWEKFFFKPGNLGYPVFQTKYAKVGVYICYDRHFPDGARVLGLNGAEIVYNPSATVAGLSQYLWKLEQPAHAAANGYFMGCINRVGEEKPWNLGKFYGSSYFVDPRGQIFAQASEEKDELLVAEFDLDMIEEVRSTWQFFRDRRPETYEKLVEL
- the hydA gene encoding dihydropyrimidinase yields the protein MATLLVKNGRVVTADFDAVCDVLIEGETIAAIGRNLPANGAEVIDATGKIVVPGGIDPHVHLDMPFMGTFSSDTHETGTRAALHGGTTTVIDFVLQKQGHSLREALTEWQGRATGTAVGDYSFHMAVTDFNPDTREEIKDMVAEGITSFKTFMAYKGALMIDDAQMVGLMQEVRKHGGLVTAHATNGDMIDTLIAQHRAQGKLTPRYHYLSQPEVTEAEASGRFTDIADYTGVNAYIVHLTCEGALNQVRDATRRNQRVFVETCIQYLLLDADLYGEEFEGAKWVMSPPLREKKDQETLWAGINQGLVQVVGTDHCPFRWEQKLMGKDDFSKIPNGHPAIEHRMELLFSEGVQKGRISLQKFVEVTSTNAAKIFGMFPRKGTISIGADADLVIIDPAAKHTISAATHHMNVDYSAYEGWELTGKIDTVLLRGQVAVDAGETKVPKGYGQFIRRGKTAF
- a CDS encoding aminotransferase class III-fold pyridoxal phosphate-dependent enzyme — its product is METAFDTDKEQILHDNLDHTLFSWSKQAGLNPISAERAEGVYLWDRDGKRYIDFSSQLMNVNIGHGNQRVTEAVAAQMRELSYVYPGMITKARGDLGRKLAEITPANLTKAFFTLGGAEAIENAIKLARVYTGRHKIVTLYQSFHGASYGAMSAGGDPRKFAVDSQAMPNVVHVENPYFYRCPWYSATPEECAERAAAAMERIIGYENPGSVAAIILEGESGTSGCIKYPPGYWQRIREICDQHGILLVADEVMSGFGRTGKWFGSDHHGVKVDLMCMAKGITAGYLPLGAVMVDEKIAHHFDDKPLPLGLTYSAHPVSCAAAVAVLDVYEEENLLENTVQMGRYLDERICDLMGQHPSIGDWRNTGLFGCLELVKNRQTKEPMAPWNAAPSQMEVMNQVMAKIRELGMYTFVRWNYIFICPPLCITKEELDEGLAIISEALRIADAHVH